CTACATCACCGAGTGTCTCGGCTTTCAGTTCCGCGTGGCCTCTCGGCCACCCGTTGAACCTACAACACCGATTGCTCGGGGTTTTCGGTTCCTGCGGCGTTCGCCTCTCGGCTCCCGCGCAGTCCAAAACCATAACACCTGTGGCCGCTTGCCTGTCAAGTGGACGACACCAGCGCGTCAGCCCAGGGCTTGAACGTGGCCAGCGTTTCGGCATCGCGGGCCGCCAGCACTGGGAAGTTGGCCTGCGATAAATCCTCACCGGCCTGGAGCTGAGCGGGATCACGCACGAGCCAACGCATCGGGCAGTTCAGCTCCTGCAACACCAGCCAGGCTGCCGCCAGATCCCAGATCTTGGGTGTGGCCTCGAGCGCTGAGATGGTTTGCCCCATGCCCACGCTCACCAGATTGAGACTGGCCACCCCCAGTAAGCGGATCTTTCCGGGGAAGCGCTGGTTGGGCAGCTTCTGCAACACGCCGATCGAGCGGCTGCAGAGGGAGGCACAGCCGGCCACCTGGTTCCGGGCCGCCGGGGGATTCAACTTGTTGTGCTTCCGCCAGGCCCCACCCCCTCGGATCGCCACGATGCGCTGACGCAGCGGTGGAACATCGAGCACAGCCAGCACCGGCACGCCACCTTCAAAGCGCGCCAGTGAGATGGCCCAATAGGGAATGCCGGCCGCGAAGTTGGTGGTGCCATCGAGCGGATCCACCACCCAGTAGGCCGCACTGGTCGGTACGCATTGGCTGCCTTCCTCACTCAACACCCCTTCACCGGGGTAGAGCTGAGCCAAGCCTTCCACCAGGGCCGCATCACTCCAACGGTCGCAGGCGGTGATCAGGCTGCCGTCGGCTTTGGCTTCGGAATCGAGCTGACCAAAATCCTGGCGTTGGCGCTCGGCCACCCGATCCAGCAACAGGCCAAGGGCGTCGAGCCCCTCGGGCATGCAAATGGGCGAAGCGGTCATCCGAGCTCCATGGCAAGAACGCGATCAAGGCTGCGGCCGGTGTCGTCGCGGAACTGACGCAGATTCACGCGGCTGAGCAGCACCAGCGCCAACACGGCGATGGCCGCCTCCACAACAAACACCGCGGCATAGGCGGGAAACGCCTGATCAGAAGGGCTGAACGAGCGCGCCAAATCAAGCAGACCGCCCCCGAGCACCTTGCCGGCCGCGCGGGAATAGGCCTGCGCCAAGCCCCACACCCCCACGAAGGTGCCAGCCACTTCCGGCAGGGTGAGATCCAGCATCAACACCAGCGTGGCATTGGTACCGATCCCCGTGGCCAAACCAAACAGAAAAAGCACCAGCTTGAGCAGCTGAGGCTCTGCGCTCACACCCACCACGGTGAGCAGCAGCAACGAGACCAGGATCAACTGACAACCCAGGCGAGCACAGGCAAATTTGCCCAAGCGGGGCACCAGCCAGAGCCCAGCCAGCAGCAAGCCCACCAGCGTGCCGATCCCCCACACCGCACTGAGGGAGGCTGTGGCTGCAATCGGCAGGCCAAACACCTCAGCGCCGTAGCTCTCCAGGATCGGGTCCTGCAGAAACACCGCCAGGGTGAAGGCCAGCAGGAAGCAGAAAAACACCAACACCTGTCGGCTGGAGGTGATCAGCCGCCAAGCGAGGCCCAGGGTGATGGCATCGTCGCGATCGGCGGCCCGGCTCAGCTGCTGCCGGCGCCCAGGCATTTCAATCCCCCAGGTGGCAACCAGGGTGAGGGCGAACACCACCAGAGCAACCCGGCCCATAAAGGTGAACAGGACCGCTTCCAGCTGCCCGGGATCGGTCACGCCGTCGAGCCCCTTCAGGCAGATCGAGCTGGCGATGGCTCCCACCACGATTCCCACGGTGAGCAAACACCAGATCAGGCCCACCGCCCGGGGGCGCTCCTGTTCGGTGGTGCTGTCGATCACAAGGGCCAGATAGGGGGTCGTCGCCAACGACACCGCAAGCCCGTAGCAGGCGGTGAGGCCGCAGAGAGCCGCCACCCCGAGGCCAATGCCCCAGGCCGCACCAGCCTCCAAGGCTGAATGCAAGCGAAAGATCAGCGGAATCAGGAGCACCGCCAGGCTGCAAAACAGCGCTGCACCGATCCAGATGTAGGGCGTGCGGTGCCGGCCCGCCAGAGGATGCGCATCCGACACCTGGCCAAACAGGATGCGGGAGGGCGCCACCAGCTGCTCAAACGCAAGGGCACCGCCCACCAGCAACCCAGGGAACCCCAACTCGGTGAGCATCACCCGGTTGAGTAGCCCCACAAAAATCACGGCGAGGCAGCCCACGCAGCCTTGAAACAGGCCCAGCCGCAGCAGACGAGGAAGAGGAAGTGACAGCTGTGAGCCTTCAGCTGACCACTGACGTTAGGACGGCTTGACCGTCAAGAGGCAGGCTGAGCGGCAGCCGCAACCTGACAGGCCGGCTGCAGCGGCTCGGGTGGCACCGGCACGTTCTCCAGATCGTCGAGCACCTGCTTCGTGGCACCCAGGCTGGGGGGCTGACAGACCGCCACCTGATCGAGGCCAGTGCGGCGACGCAGCAGTGCCAGGTTGTTGTTGTACTCAGCCAGGGCATTGGCATAGCGAACCTCCGCCTGGGTGAGGTCGCGCTGGTTGTCCACCACTTCGCGCTGGGTGCTTACACCGGCTTGGAAGCGCAGGCGCGCCAGACGCAGCGACTCTCGTGAGGAGATAACTTCACGAGAGGTGGTCTGGATGTTTCGATTGGCCTGACGCAGTTGATAGAAACTTTCTTCAACTTCGAAGCGCAGTTCGTCGCGCGTTTGAGCGAAGCGGAAGCTGTTTTCCTGAGCTTGCTGCTTGGCGCGGCGGTATTGCGCACGAGCAGCTCCGCCATCAAAAATATTCCACGTTGCCTGCAAGCCTACTGCGTTTTCGACAGCCCAGCCACTACTGCCAGGTAAATCGACCAAAACCTGTTCATTGCCCTGAAAGCGGAAACCGCTGAGATTATTGAAGATGGAGAGAAAAGGCTGCACGGCGCCGAGCGCACTGTTGGCCTGGCTATTGGCCGCAGAGATGTCGAGAAGGGCATTATCAAGCTCCTCTCGAAAGGCGTAGGCAGCGATCACGCTCTCCTGAAGAGAAGCGGTCCATACGCCAAGGGGTCTTAGCTGTTCTTTAGCCGTGGGACTCACATTCTGGGGAAGGTCGAGCAGCCGGGCGAGCCTGCGGCGAGCAATGGACTGATCGGCCAAGGAGTCAGTGAGAAGCTGCTGATCGCGAGCAAGCTGTGTTTCGGCTTCCAACACCTCGAGTTTTGTAGCCACACCAGCCTGGAAGCGTGCGCGGGCATCACGAAGGCTTACTAACGATGCCCGCACCGACTCCTGACCAATTCGAACCTTGTCGTCGGAGAGCTGGAGCAGGAAATAAAATTGCGCAGCTTGTAGGCGGAGCTCACGCAAACCGATGAGGTATTGATTCTTAAACTGTTCAAACTGATCGCGAGCGGCAGCAATCTGGGGAACCCGCTGAGGGTTAATCAATGCCCACTCAGCAGAAAGCTGGGCGCCCATGGCCCAGCGGCTTGAAAAGGTGTAGCTCTTCTGAGTTGTGGTCTCACCGGTGAATTGATTCGTCGTTGGCGAGATGGTGCGCTGATTCCCACCGGTGTAGCCCGGCAGATTCTGAGCGCTAATACCAACCGTGGGGTACCAGGCTGCAATCTGTGTACGCAACTGGCTCTGAGCCTGATCTACCTGGCTGGCGATTGCCTTGAGGTTGGGGTTATTAACTTCAGCCAGATT
The sequence above is drawn from the Synechococcus sp. HK05 genome and encodes:
- a CDS encoding TolC family protein; its protein translation is MTRSFQTWLAAAGSGLLALSSTGFAQEQPTASVQEPLPLAPQVKGARPKSDASVLAPAATKLDPSLQNLAAPATLALPNKPDQVRIAELRPLSLKDVENLAEVNNPNLKAIASQVDQAQSQLRTQIAAWYPTVGISAQNLPGYTGGNQRTISPTTNQFTGETTTQKSYTFSSRWAMGAQLSAEWALINPQRVPQIAAARDQFEQFKNQYLIGLRELRLQAAQFYFLLQLSDDKVRIGQESVRASLVSLRDARARFQAGVATKLEVLEAETQLARDQQLLTDSLADQSIARRRLARLLDLPQNVSPTAKEQLRPLGVWTASLQESVIAAYAFREELDNALLDISAANSQANSALGAVQPFLSIFNNLSGFRFQGNEQVLVDLPGSSGWAVENAVGLQATWNIFDGGAARAQYRRAKQQAQENSFRFAQTRDELRFEVEESFYQLRQANRNIQTTSREVISSRESLRLARLRFQAGVSTQREVVDNQRDLTQAEVRYANALAEYNNNLALLRRRTGLDQVAVCQPPSLGATKQVLDDLENVPVPPEPLQPACQVAAAAQPAS
- a CDS encoding BCD family MFS transporter, which produces MGCLAVIFVGLLNRVMLTELGFPGLLVGGALAFEQLVAPSRILFGQVSDAHPLAGRHRTPYIWIGAALFCSLAVLLIPLIFRLHSALEAGAAWGIGLGVAALCGLTACYGLAVSLATTPYLALVIDSTTEQERPRAVGLIWCLLTVGIVVGAIASSICLKGLDGVTDPGQLEAVLFTFMGRVALVVFALTLVATWGIEMPGRRQQLSRAADRDDAITLGLAWRLITSSRQVLVFFCFLLAFTLAVFLQDPILESYGAEVFGLPIAATASLSAVWGIGTLVGLLLAGLWLVPRLGKFACARLGCQLILVSLLLLTVVGVSAEPQLLKLVLFLFGLATGIGTNATLVLMLDLTLPEVAGTFVGVWGLAQAYSRAAGKVLGGGLLDLARSFSPSDQAFPAYAAVFVVEAAIAVLALVLLSRVNLRQFRDDTGRSLDRVLAMELG
- a CDS encoding inositol monophosphatase family protein, with the translated sequence MTASPICMPEGLDALGLLLDRVAERQRQDFGQLDSEAKADGSLITACDRWSDAALVEGLAQLYPGEGVLSEEGSQCVPTSAAYWVVDPLDGTTNFAAGIPYWAISLARFEGGVPVLAVLDVPPLRQRIVAIRGGGAWRKHNKLNPPAARNQVAGCASLCSRSIGVLQKLPNQRFPGKIRLLGVASLNLVSVGMGQTISALEATPKIWDLAAAWLVLQELNCPMRWLVRDPAQLQAGEDLSQANFPVLAARDAETLATFKPWADALVSST